The following coding sequences lie in one Pseudomonas svalbardensis genomic window:
- a CDS encoding sugar ABC transporter ATPase → MNSQSIIVPKISTLPVHEPRARAVVRWLVRKNIVKEELTTCGRTGNRMAHAIGDGARAVVLHPEALPFGEPINGLEIITKRCIYTPAKGFLEEAGCAECRKEVGEALFESLEDWMPGRTDNFTCPECGHEDDINGFLFLQECGFSNLGFIFNNWAEAGFKQSFIDEFADWLDQPVSWVKVEL, encoded by the coding sequence ATGAATTCGCAAAGCATTATTGTCCCGAAAATCTCCACACTGCCGGTGCACGAACCCCGGGCCCGGGCGGTCGTGCGTTGGCTGGTGCGCAAGAACATCGTCAAGGAAGAACTGACCACCTGTGGCCGTACCGGCAACCGCATGGCTCATGCCATCGGCGACGGCGCCCGCGCTGTCGTGCTGCATCCTGAAGCGCTGCCGTTCGGCGAACCGATCAATGGCCTGGAAATCATCACCAAGCGCTGCATCTATACGCCCGCAAAGGGTTTCCTTGAAGAGGCGGGCTGCGCCGAGTGCCGCAAGGAAGTCGGCGAAGCGCTGTTCGAAAGCCTGGAAGACTGGATGCCGGGGCGCACCGATAACTTCACGTGTCCGGAGTGCGGGCATGAAGATGACATCAACGGCTTTCTTTTCCTGCAGGAATGCGGCTTTTCCAACCTGGGTTTTATCTTCAACAACTGGGCCGAGGCCGGGTTCAAGCAGAGCTTTATCGACGAATTTGCCGATTGGCTCGATCAACCCGTGAGTTGGGTCAAGGTCGAACTCTGA
- the guaB gene encoding IMP dehydrogenase — MLRISQEALTFDDILLVPGYSEVLPNEVSLKTRLTRGIELNIPLVSAAMDTVTEARLAIAMAQEGGIGIIHKNMTIEQQAAEVRKVKRYEAGVVKDPITIEADATVRELFELTRMHNISGVPVLHDGDLVGIVTSRDVRFENRLDATVREVMTPKERLVTVKEGADKNDVRELLHKNRIERVLIVDDKFALKGMMTVNDIEKAKAYPLASKDDQGRLRVGAAVGTGKDTGDRVAALVNAGVDVVVVDTAHGHSKGVIDRVRWVKQNFPEVQVIGGNIATGAAAKALAEAGADAVKVGIGPGSICTTRIVAGVGVPQISAIANVAAALEGTGVPLIADGGIRFSGDLSKAIVAGASCVMMGSMFAGTEEAPGEIELFQGRSYKAYRGMGSLGAMSQAQGSSDRYFQDSSAGAEKLVPEGIEGRVPYKGTLSAIIHQLMGGLRSSMGYTGSADIEEMRTKPEFVRITGAGMAESHVHDVQITKEAPNYRVG, encoded by the coding sequence ATGCTGCGTATCAGCCAAGAAGCTCTGACATTCGACGACATTCTCCTAGTGCCTGGTTATTCCGAGGTGCTTCCTAACGAAGTCAGTCTCAAGACCCGCCTAACCCGTGGCATCGAGCTGAATATTCCTCTGGTTTCTGCCGCCATGGACACCGTTACTGAAGCCCGTCTGGCAATTGCCATGGCTCAGGAAGGTGGCATCGGCATTATCCACAAGAACATGACCATCGAGCAGCAAGCTGCCGAAGTGCGCAAGGTCAAGCGTTATGAGGCCGGCGTGGTCAAGGACCCGATCACCATCGAGGCTGACGCCACGGTTCGTGAACTGTTCGAACTGACCCGCATGCACAACATCTCCGGCGTTCCGGTACTGCACGATGGCGACCTGGTCGGCATCGTCACCTCCCGCGACGTACGTTTCGAAAACCGTCTGGACGCCACCGTCCGTGAAGTGATGACGCCTAAAGAGCGTCTGGTCACGGTCAAGGAAGGCGCCGACAAGAACGACGTCCGCGAGTTGTTGCACAAAAACCGCATCGAACGCGTGCTGATCGTCGACGACAAATTCGCCCTCAAAGGCATGATGACCGTCAACGACATCGAAAAAGCCAAGGCTTATCCGCTGGCCAGCAAGGACGATCAAGGTCGTCTGCGTGTTGGCGCTGCTGTCGGTACCGGTAAAGACACCGGTGATCGCGTAGCTGCCCTGGTCAATGCCGGCGTTGACGTGGTGGTGGTCGACACCGCTCACGGTCACTCCAAAGGCGTGATCGACCGCGTTCGCTGGGTCAAACAGAATTTCCCTGAAGTGCAGGTCATCGGCGGCAACATCGCCACCGGCGCTGCCGCCAAGGCTTTGGCCGAAGCAGGCGCCGACGCCGTCAAGGTCGGTATCGGCCCAGGCTCGATTTGCACCACCCGTATCGTCGCCGGTGTTGGCGTCCCGCAAATCAGCGCCATCGCCAACGTCGCCGCGGCCCTTGAAGGCACTGGCGTTCCGTTGATCGCCGACGGCGGCATCCGTTTCTCCGGTGACCTGTCCAAGGCCATCGTTGCCGGTGCTTCCTGCGTGATGATGGGCTCGATGTTCGCCGGTACTGAAGAAGCGCCGGGCGAGATCGAACTGTTCCAGGGTCGTTCGTACAAGGCTTACCGCGGCATGGGTTCGCTGGGCGCCATGTCCCAGGCTCAAGGCTCCTCCGACCGTTACTTCCAGGACTCCTCGGCAGGCGCCGAGAAACTGGTTCCGGAAGGTATCGAAGGGCGTGTTCCTTACAAGGGCACCCTGAGCGCCATCATCCATCAACTGATGGGCGGCCTGCGTTCCTCGATGGGTTACACCGGCAGCGCCGACATCGAAGAAATGCGCACCAAGCCTGAGTTCGTGCGGATCACCGGTGCTGGCATGGCCGAGTCCCACGTTCACGACGTACAGATCACCAAAGAAGCGCCAAACTACCGCGTAGGTTGA
- the guaA gene encoding glutamine-hydrolyzing GMP synthase: MALDIHAHRILILDFGSQYTQLIARRVREIGVYCELHPFDMDDEAIREFAPKGVILAGGPESVHVADSPRCPQAVFDLGVPVFGICYGMQTMAEQLGGKVEGSELREFGYARVDVVGKSRLLDGIEDHIDADGLFGLDVWMSHGDKVTKMPQEFHILASTPSCPIAGMFDDARGYYGVQFHPEVTHTKQGGRILSRFILDICGCEALWTPSKIAEDAIANIRAQVGTDNVLLGLSGGVDSSVVAALLHKAIGDQLTCVFVDNGLLRLHEGEQVMAMFAENMGVKVIRANAEDQFLNNLAGESDPEKKRKIIGRTFIDVFDAQSNKLDNIKYLAQGTIYPDVIESAGAKSGKAHVIKSHHNVGGLPEEMNLKLVEPLRELFKDEVRRLGLELGLPYDMVYRHPFPGPGLGVRILGEVKKEYADLLRRADHIFIEELRKADWYHKVSQAFVVFQPVKSVGVVGDGRRYAWVVALRAVETIDFMTARWAHLPYELLETVSGRIINEIEGISRVTYDVSSKPPATIEWE, encoded by the coding sequence ATGGCCCTCGACATTCACGCTCACCGCATCCTGATCCTCGACTTCGGTTCCCAGTACACCCAGCTGATTGCCCGCCGCGTGCGTGAAATCGGCGTGTACTGCGAACTGCATCCGTTCGACATGGACGACGAAGCGATTCGCGAATTCGCTCCAAAAGGCGTCATTCTCGCTGGTGGCCCCGAGTCCGTGCACGTAGCCGACAGCCCGCGCTGCCCGCAAGCGGTGTTTGACCTGGGCGTACCGGTCTTCGGTATCTGCTACGGCATGCAGACCATGGCTGAACAGCTGGGTGGCAAGGTCGAAGGTTCCGAGCTGCGTGAGTTCGGTTACGCCCGTGTCGACGTGGTCGGCAAGAGCCGCCTGCTCGACGGCATCGAAGACCACATCGACGCCGACGGCCTGTTCGGCCTCGACGTGTGGATGAGTCACGGTGACAAGGTCACCAAGATGCCTCAGGAATTCCACATCCTGGCCAGCACCCCGAGCTGCCCGATCGCCGGCATGTTCGACGACGCGCGTGGCTACTACGGCGTGCAGTTCCACCCGGAAGTGACCCACACCAAGCAGGGCGGTCGCATCCTCTCGCGCTTTATCCTCGACATCTGCGGCTGCGAAGCCTTGTGGACGCCTTCGAAGATTGCTGAAGACGCCATCGCCAACATTCGCGCCCAGGTCGGCACCGACAACGTACTGCTCGGCCTGTCCGGCGGTGTGGACTCCTCGGTGGTTGCCGCGCTGCTGCACAAAGCCATTGGCGACCAGCTGACCTGCGTCTTCGTCGACAACGGCCTGCTGCGTCTGCACGAAGGTGAGCAAGTGATGGCCATGTTCGCCGAGAACATGGGCGTCAAGGTGATCCGCGCCAACGCTGAAGATCAGTTCCTGAACAACCTGGCTGGCGAAAGCGACCCAGAGAAGAAGCGCAAGATCATCGGCCGTACCTTCATCGACGTCTTCGATGCCCAGTCCAACAAACTGGACAACATCAAGTACCTCGCACAAGGCACTATCTACCCGGACGTGATCGAGTCGGCTGGCGCCAAAAGCGGCAAGGCTCACGTCATCAAGTCGCACCACAACGTGGGTGGCCTGCCGGAAGAAATGAACCTCAAGCTGGTTGAACCCCTGCGCGAGCTGTTCAAGGACGAAGTCCGTCGTCTGGGCCTGGAACTCGGCCTGCCGTACGACATGGTCTACCGTCACCCGTTCCCGGGCCCGGGCCTGGGCGTGCGGATCCTCGGTGAAGTGAAGAAGGAATACGCCGACCTGCTGCGTCGCGCCGACCACATCTTCATCGAAGAGCTGCGCAAGGCCGACTGGTACCACAAAGTCAGCCAGGCATTCGTGGTGTTCCAGCCGGTGAAGTCGGTTGGCGTTGTAGGTGATGGCCGTCGTTACGCCTGGGTGGTTGCCCTGCGAGCCGTGGAAACCATCGACTTCATGACCGCGCGTTGGGCGCACCTGCCTTACGAACTGCTGGAAACTGTTTCCGGCCGGATCATCAACGAAATCGAAGGCATCTCCCGCGTCACTTACGACGTGTCGAGCAAGCCGCCAGCGACGATTGAGTGGGAATAA
- a CDS encoding membrane-targeted effector domain-containing toxin produces MDDAQKITLPDAADVLALQALITDLVADCPDLHAMAYQVAKDILVQHNITDIEPDKVYWHRFNAAQSSSKTFTGWQHVFETPRESMTFPQLVMQRFSVHDQDNGDLLDVDSGFYRADGNAGNYDETNEIRLHARDVLKTFWDINFADRYKTAIATFWEKHSDIFRALAKCTFIAKAIEDYEKGHLTREHFTTVLRAVVGNVSRPLTGQMLLDEASAGSGLSIRKFCIDHFVSTDILSITDDSDLNILYIPGEPRGFHCFNKVEELHEWLVNEVKDAEGRERMLMHFKQEERDILQEKPTSLGHKLANFTGIGLIVHAFEETETENIGLTHAYDVLPGEYAGADHHLLHYRGEKIAGDVFTHLNRSTHERMLSDANYLLHSNGEIRKKLWIGYLNAFNHTFGPMAALAWPAALVVIGAGIANVGLHIDQAINATTPAERKAAVTGAILGSVDVLFNLPFLRGAAEFAEAAETEEAEEVLTAEEDPGESGITVHPPVEAIAPRPSDSDILAPFETNEILDGYSPINAEGKFQGIYQPETGGNYIAIGDSFYLVRYSKLKTWAIIDPVNPYSFYRNIPVRLNDMGEWVPLTRPGLVGGGKFADLFARAEPPLPDFDAPATEYDVPQDIKPALKQAAKGMASKGDLKDGFVNPNNPNDELEAFKRLRRTLHDDAVTFYSQPPLPPRPTIPSFIANAKLQDIIKTLFKRSQSLVIGESHDSVGSKQFLVENMSVLRKQKVKTLYMEHLLTDFHQADLDVFNRTGVMSEDLESYLKDLDAGFSTDPSEQFTFEQVVRTAQKNHVRVQAIDCLASYRSTGIQGANINFRQKMMNFFARQVIGADQTARGAHRWVALVGNSHANTYAGVAGVSELEGSIGLRIESVGPDELGGIKVDPGVADEPRPGQAAGFAKNDLLLQIPTPKSVILAQRLEDGLPRPGMYALSTSTGEPFLVHRSRTLTNRVITSNGIITRGKLVRTPIKHDAEGYYVERDAWQINGRRFQTPDTLSSALHRMGMTPVRLPGV; encoded by the coding sequence ATGGACGATGCTCAAAAAATCACCCTGCCCGACGCTGCAGATGTGTTGGCCCTCCAGGCCCTGATCACTGATCTCGTTGCCGATTGCCCCGACCTGCACGCCATGGCGTATCAGGTCGCCAAGGACATTCTCGTCCAGCACAACATCACGGATATCGAACCCGACAAGGTCTACTGGCATCGGTTTAATGCCGCTCAAAGCAGCTCGAAGACCTTTACCGGCTGGCAGCATGTGTTTGAAACACCCAGGGAGTCGATGACCTTCCCGCAACTGGTCATGCAGCGTTTCAGTGTCCACGACCAGGACAACGGGGACCTGCTGGACGTTGACAGCGGTTTCTACCGTGCCGACGGCAATGCCGGAAACTACGATGAAACCAACGAGATTCGCCTGCATGCCAGGGATGTGTTGAAAACCTTCTGGGATATCAATTTCGCTGACCGTTACAAAACGGCCATCGCGACGTTCTGGGAAAAGCACAGCGACATCTTCCGTGCGCTGGCCAAGTGCACGTTTATTGCCAAAGCCATTGAAGACTACGAGAAGGGTCACTTGACCCGAGAACACTTCACCACGGTGCTCAGGGCTGTCGTCGGTAATGTAAGCAGGCCGCTCACCGGGCAAATGCTGCTGGACGAGGCGTCAGCGGGCAGCGGTTTATCGATTCGCAAGTTTTGCATTGACCACTTCGTGTCGACGGACATCCTCAGCATCACTGACGACAGTGACCTGAACATTCTCTACATTCCGGGCGAACCCAGAGGATTTCACTGCTTTAACAAGGTCGAGGAGCTGCACGAATGGCTGGTCAATGAGGTCAAGGACGCTGAAGGCCGCGAACGCATGCTCATGCACTTCAAACAGGAAGAGCGGGATATCCTTCAGGAAAAGCCCACTTCCCTGGGGCACAAGCTCGCCAATTTCACCGGCATTGGTCTGATCGTTCATGCGTTTGAGGAGACGGAAACCGAAAATATCGGCCTCACCCATGCCTATGACGTATTGCCCGGCGAATATGCAGGCGCGGACCATCATTTGCTCCACTACCGTGGCGAGAAAATTGCCGGTGATGTGTTCACCCATCTGAACCGGTCCACTCATGAGCGCATGCTCAGCGACGCCAATTACCTGCTGCACTCCAACGGCGAGATCAGGAAAAAACTGTGGATAGGCTATCTCAATGCCTTCAACCACACCTTTGGACCGATGGCCGCCCTTGCTTGGCCGGCAGCGCTGGTTGTCATTGGCGCGGGCATTGCCAATGTCGGGCTTCACATCGACCAGGCCATCAACGCTACTACCCCTGCGGAACGCAAGGCAGCCGTCACAGGTGCCATTCTCGGTAGCGTGGACGTGCTGTTCAACTTGCCATTTTTACGAGGGGCGGCCGAATTCGCAGAAGCAGCGGAAACAGAAGAAGCCGAGGAGGTACTCACGGCCGAGGAAGATCCAGGAGAGTCGGGCATAACAGTGCATCCCCCCGTCGAAGCCATTGCACCCCGCCCAAGCGATTCCGACATATTGGCTCCTTTTGAAACCAATGAAATTCTCGATGGCTATTCCCCAATCAACGCCGAAGGCAAGTTTCAAGGTATCTATCAGCCTGAGACAGGCGGTAATTACATTGCCATCGGTGACAGTTTCTACCTGGTGCGTTACAGCAAACTGAAAACCTGGGCAATCATTGACCCGGTCAATCCTTACTCCTTTTACCGCAACATACCGGTACGCCTGAATGACATGGGTGAATGGGTGCCCCTCACGCGTCCCGGCCTGGTGGGCGGGGGCAAGTTTGCCGATCTGTTTGCCAGGGCCGAGCCGCCACTCCCGGACTTCGATGCCCCGGCGACTGAATACGATGTTCCGCAGGACATCAAGCCAGCCCTCAAACAGGCGGCCAAGGGTATGGCCTCGAAGGGGGATTTGAAGGACGGCTTTGTCAATCCCAATAATCCGAACGATGAGCTGGAAGCCTTCAAAAGACTGCGCCGAACGCTGCACGACGACGCCGTGACCTTCTATTCGCAACCGCCGCTGCCACCCAGACCGACCATTCCATCGTTCATCGCGAATGCAAAGCTCCAGGACATCATCAAGACCCTTTTCAAGCGGTCACAGAGCCTGGTCATCGGTGAAAGCCACGACAGCGTGGGCAGCAAACAGTTTCTGGTCGAGAACATGAGCGTGCTGCGCAAACAAAAGGTCAAAACCCTGTACATGGAGCATCTGCTGACCGATTTCCATCAGGCTGACCTGGATGTGTTCAATCGCACTGGAGTGATGTCCGAGGATCTGGAAAGCTACCTCAAGGACCTTGATGCAGGTTTTTCGACTGACCCCAGCGAACAATTCACCTTTGAGCAGGTGGTCAGGACGGCGCAAAAAAACCATGTTCGCGTTCAGGCCATCGACTGCCTCGCCAGTTACCGCAGCACTGGCATTCAGGGAGCAAACATCAATTTTCGGCAAAAAATGATGAATTTCTTCGCCCGCCAAGTCATCGGCGCCGACCAGACGGCCAGAGGCGCGCATCGCTGGGTGGCGTTGGTCGGGAACAGCCACGCCAATACCTATGCCGGCGTAGCGGGTGTCAGCGAACTTGAAGGCAGCATCGGGCTGCGTATTGAAAGCGTGGGCCCGGATGAGCTCGGCGGTATCAAGGTCGACCCGGGGGTGGCCGACGAGCCGCGCCCGGGGCAAGCGGCCGGTTTTGCCAAAAATGACTTGTTGCTGCAAATCCCGACGCCGAAAAGCGTGATCCTGGCGCAAAGGCTGGAGGATGGCCTGCCCAGGCCGGGCATGTACGCCCTCAGCACCAGTACCGGTGAACCCTTTCTGGTTCACCGCAGCAGAACCCTCACCAACAGAGTCATCACCAGTAACGGCATCATCACCCGTGGCAAACTCGTTCGAACACCCATCAAGCATGATGCAGAGGGGTACTACGTCGAACGGGATGCCTGGCAGATCAACGGCCGACGCTTTCAAACCCCCGACACCTTGAGTTCAGCGCTGCACAGAATGGGCATGACCCCCGTCCGACTACCCGGCGTCTAA